GATAATGCTGACAAAAACCAGGGAGACAAGGATGACGCTGGTACGAATGGAGAGGCTGACGAGGGTGACGATGGGGAAAAGAAACCAAAAGAGAAGAAACGTCAAGTCAAGAAGAAGAACTCCAACGTGAAAGCTAGGATTGACTGTTGGAGGAAATAAGCGGATTTTATTTCCCTCCTTTCAAAACTGCATGTACCATAACCAAAGATACCATACCAAATACTATTCCAGTACTAACAAATGTATTTTGCAGTGTGCTAAAGAACAATTGTTCTATCAGAAAGTAATAGAAATTATATCTACTTCAGCGTTTTAACTTGAATTTCAAAGCTAGACATACACTGCATTGTATTGTCAGTTTGCTGTATGCTTTACGGCTTGCAATATTGAAGAATTGCAGATACAGAAGTGAAACAGTTGCCATTCATTTTAGAAATACGTTACGTGGCGGTATAGACAATTATTCAGGTTTGTAACATAAAGGTGATAACGTTTTGAAAAGAAATAGTAATCTTGTATAAACTTATAAAGGTGTGTGCTGCATGATAAAATGACGTACTCAATACCAGGGACCCATTCCACTGCGACCGGGCGTTCTTACAAAGGTCAGAGTGCTCAACGGATTCTATTGATAAATGCGAATCATTGTAcgccttgtgtatttttttctctttttataTATCATACTTGTGTATGTCATACTTGTGTATATCAACATTTTGCTAGGTCGTACCGAGGTCTCAGCCCCTTTGCCGTTTAGTGGAAAGAGATATTTTGTTTTGGTGACGCACTGAAGCCGATGTACAACTACTGCGCTTGAATAAAGATGGGATAATGTGTACAGCTACATCAGTCTTGTTTATTAGTCTTGTATATGCAATATTAATTAATGACTCGTCTTTATGGCCCTCTATTAGACTATAGTACTACTTAATAAGTAAAATCATATTCTGCACAGGACATGTAGTAATTCGTGGAGTAAGAAACCCTTATCAAAAGTACGTAATTGAAATACTTTTGACTGCAGTCTTCTTTGAGCAAAAGCCAAACAGAGTCAAAGTACTGATGATCAAATAGAGTGGATAAATAAGAAAAACAGGTAGAGCCCATGATGACAATACAAAACATCAGATAGGTTTGTATCCTCCATATGACTGAATCACTAACATTCTGCAAAAAGTATAATGATACCAAATAGGACGGCCATTGTTAGTTATATCAGTGTCTATAGACTGAAGAATAATGTTAGGATTTAATATATCAAAGACATAACATTATGTCATTTACTCTGAATATAATACACAGACGACACCGATCACATGGAACGAACAGATGGTAACTGAAGATGTAATGCATAAGGCTGTTAAAAGTGACAGTCATATCAAGATAAATTCAGTTAATAAAAGTCAGGAACTACAGAAACATGAGATGTTAGTAAGGTACGTTTTAatgttaaatgttttgttttacattcaTATTTTGCACTCATCATATAATACACACCCTCTACAGtctttttattgtacattcacaaAATGAAATCTGCGAGACGCCTTTAACAGGATTCAGTGCATGCTTTACAAGGCCGTCACCTCCGTGGTACAATCCCAACAAAATTGTTAAGTAATAGCTAATGACTACAAATCATTCTAAAGTAACgtcaaactttttattcttgtcCACACATTACCAGTATCACAGCAAAGTCTAGCAAAAAAGGTGAAGGGGTTTTATGACACACTGGGTAGAATGTCTTTGAGTTTAACCATGCTTTTGTTAACGTTTCCAAGTCACTACGTTTGGTTTTCTTTATTCTCCTAGCAACTGTTGCTTTCTATACATCACTGCACACATACATAATACACATATTAGTCTCATACCTTACAACATAACGTTCAAGAAAAGTTGTACCATTTACTGTCGCTGCTTGATGAACTaaatccatatatatatataaatatatatatatatatcatattatttCTGGACCTTTTTATTTACTatcatacaatctttattgacacgaaaaaagtacagcgactttcgtaaagtctacatgtataacaactacttacagtacaactaaacacatatatatggatatctataggtatgaataaatcaacctttagggtctagcatgtcattaacactattagttctacggtataaacattcgtggatatatttgcctacttgtacacagtcagggttatcgcctcccagaatgtagttgaatttatctatcgaacagagagtagcaaattctttagagcaagcggaaagtaatgtgaacagctctgtgcgtttatcattatatcgagaacaatccataacaaaatgacgttcgtcttcgatctcatttgggcaaaatggacaaaacctctggtcacggggaattttagtatatcttccggcttctatatttagtttgtgactacagattcttatctttgtattattgctctacgaagttcgaaactgtgtacattcgaaagatacaTATGAGATACAGAGTCAAACTTGTAAACATGCATGCAGACGCATGAGTTACAAAGAAATGCCTTACACGTGACACTGTGTAGTCATGTATGCCTAAAGTGTTTCGATTCACATGTGTCTCTATTCCAACTCACTGTAATCAATAAAGATGTTTGCTAGGCTAATTTCACCGTTCACCAAGTACCGTTCTTGCTCTTCTGGATTTCCAAAGCAGACATCGCCGCCCTGTAGTCGCACAAGGCCGCCCACAGTTTCATGTTCCTCTGCCTGTTTTCCTTCTCCCTGGCACTAACGACTACTGCAAGCTCCTGCAGACGACCTCGCAGTGCTGTTAACTCCTCATCCTTCCGCTTACTCTCCTCTTCAGCATCGGCAACCTGTTGGGCGATGAGCTGGTTCTCACGAGCTGCAGCGTCTGACTCTATCTCCAACAGTTCCAGCATCCAACTGTCGGATTCAGTCTGCGTGCCTGTATCGTTCCCTATCAGATCTACCAGCTCCGATATCCTTTTATNNNNNNNNNNNNNNNNNNNNNNNNNNNNNNNNNNNNNNNNNNNNNNNNNNNNNNNNNNNNNNNNNNNNNNNNNNNNNNNNNNNNNNNNNNNNNNNNNNNNTCGACCTGTATGTCTTCATCCGCTGACGACTCCTGGTCTTCCTCCATGACTTCGTGATCTTTTACTCTTCTGATAGTCTCCTCATCTATACAGTTTCTCCTTGTCTTGTCACCTTGCCACCACTGGAAAggttattttcttcaacaccAAGTTGATTCTTGTTCTTCATGTCTTCGCCGTGCCCCTCCTCGTCTGTATTTCCTGTTTTGTGGTTGTCTGGTACATCAGACTGAACGTTCTCTATATCATCCTGAGTTACCCCATCACTAGCTTCTTCATGTGAGACCTTGTCTTCATTAATAAGACTGTTTTCCTCCTGATTTCCTTCATCTTTATCTGTTTGTACCTTTTGTTGGTCTCCGTCAAGGTTCTCACCGTCTGTGTTGTTCTCCACAACAGCTGTTCCTTCTTGCTTAGCCCCGTCCTCTTTCACGCCTGAGGCTGCAGTGTTGTAGTTCTCTGCTAGGTCTGCATCGTTTGGTTCTTCTAAAACATAGATTTTGCCATGGTCAGCACCACCGTCGTCTTCTTTACTCGTTTCTACTTTTTCTTGACCGTGGTTGGACTGTTCCCCTTCTTGTCCGTCTTTGCTTCCTTCGTTTCCGAATGCTTCCTTCTTATCGATTTCCCCCTCTTTGTCTTCATCTTGAGAGGCAGCCTGTTGGCCTTCTGTCGGCTGGGATTCTTGTGTTGAGTCATTTGGCTCCGCCTCATCTCTTACTTCGTCTGCTGTCTTCTGTTCACTTTTCTCCTCTTTTTCCGGGTCTGCCGATTGCGAGGTTGTGTCACTGGACTCTGGTGCAGGGGCTTGGTCTTCAATACTGTGTCCCATTCCATCTGTAATGTCCTGTAATGCATCTGTATCCTTCCCACCTTCTTCCACTTTGTCTGGGGAGATATCGTCAGTTTCTTCGTCTTCGTTCGGCTCAGCATGACTTTCTTGCGCTTCATCATCTCCATCCTTGCTGCCCTCTTCTATTACCGTATCCTTTTGTTCACTTTCCTCCTCTCTTTCCATGCCTTTACCCTGCAAGGCACTATCATCCGTCTTGTCCTCTATTGGCTGCGATTCTTGTGTCTTGTCTGTTGGCTCTGCGTTTGCGTCTTGGTCTTGAACATCATCGATAACATTGACACTCTGTTCATTTTCCTCGTTTTTAGGTTCAGCTGTATCCACACTTTTCTCTTCTTTGTTCTGGTCCTCCGAGACAGTATCATTCTTCTCGTCCAGAATAGATTGAGACTGTTGTGTTGTGTCGTCATTTTGCTCTGTATGATCCTCTTCATCTTGAACGCCTTCTTGAATATCGTTTGTACTCCCCCCGTCTCCTTCTGTATGCATGTTGCTGCTTTCCTCAACTTGATCTTGAGATCCACCATCATTCTGCTGGTCTTGTTCTGTCTGAGATTCTTGCGTGATGTCTTTTGGTTCTGTATCGGCGCCTTGGTCTTGAACACCTTCGTCTTTACATTCTTGGTTTGCAAGCTCCTCCTTTACCTCCATGTCTTTGCTTTGACTTGTATCATTTGTTTGCACGTCTTCTGCTTGCTGAGATTCCTGTTCTGCGTCATTCTGTTCTGTGGGAGTCTCTTGGTCCTGGTTATCTTCTTCTGCATCTTCTTTGGTATCTTCTTTTCCATCTGTGTCCTTATTTGCAATATCCTCATCTATGTCTTGTGGGGTGCTATCAGGCTGCTGGTCTTCCATTGGCGGAGATTCTTGTGGTGATTCCGTTTGCTCTGTTTGCTCTGCGTCCTCTTTAATGTCTGCACTGTCTTTGCCATTCTCGTTTACAATTGTATCCACATTTCCACCTTCCTCTTCTTTGTCTTTATCCTCAGTGGCTTTCTGGGGCCCGTCATTCATTTTAGTGCCTGTATCTTGGATCTGGGACATCTTCATTGACATTGNNNNNNNNNNNNNNNNNNNNNNNNNNNNNNNNNNNNNNNNNNNNNNNNNNNNNNNNNNNNNNNNNNNNNNNNNNNNNNNNNNNNNNNNNNNNNNNNNNNNTCTTGTACGGTATCAGCTTCATTCTCATCTTCCTTACTTTCATCCGTGTTGTCTGTTTTCTCCTTGTCTATTTTCTCAACTGGTTCTATACTTTTCTACTGGTCTTGTGAATTCTTTCAGGGTATCAGCTACAGAGTTCTGGTGTGGGAGAGACACATGAATCAATGAACATCAATGCATATTGACAAAGCCACGTTCTTATGTTACTATGTAACCAGATATAGATGAACCATTGTTGCGTCTTGGTTGTTGTACAATAGTGCTGGTTTAGTTACACAATTTAGGTATTTGAAGGTTTTTAAGGGAACAAGATGAGAACTATTGGTAACCCGAATTGGTAACCAGGTAGTGATAATACATTTAAGTCAACAACGCCTAAAAACCATACGTAAACGCAGCACTGCATGTATTGAAGTCGCATACAATAAAAATCATGTGCTGGACATAGGGGGAGTAAAACGAAATTTACGTTGATACTTACATGTCTTGCTCCCTGTGCTAGCCGTCCAGAATATCTGCCGACAAATTACAAAGTATGACACAACATACGAGATGAAACTAGAGTGGCTAATGACAGGGAACATCTGAAATAACATGCGTGCTAAAGGTACTCAGTATCAAAGGCCTTAGACAATACATGTAGCCAACATGAACATAAGTTATGATGACAGTTAATCACATGACAGGCAGACCTTGTGTGTAGCGGAGAAAAGCAATCAACGTAATGTAGCCAACCTTTGTGCTCGATGATGTTCAATTTAGCGTTAActgcatagcaacgggaaagctGCTGCGATGTTTGTGTCAGGTAAACACTATAAACGTAACGTTTATAGCCTTTGCGTTTCATGATCACGAGGACACATCAAAAAGATGTTTAACATCCGTCGTAGGTTCGCCGTGAGATAATAGGAAAGGTTAAAAAACATACGATTTGACTAACAGAGTCTTACAGGTGAAGGATATAGGTATGTGCAATTCTCTTCTCTACTAGTTCCGAGAaaaactccatttcctgtcaACATTGAAGTAGTGCGGTGGCGCAACAAAGGTGTTTTGTCGCCCGTCATAATTCGTTTATGAATAGAAAACGTCGACCTTCTCAAACATGATCTGATGTTTGTATGCCAACCGGTGTTTGTAGGTCTATTTATTAGCAGTTTTGCACAGTGGCTACGGACTTTCAATGATATACCCTCATGTGCCTCAACTAGACTTAACGCTATGCAACTTCTCATGATACAGAGAATTCAACACTGTCAGATTGTATGTTCTAGAAACGTGTGTTTGAAGCTCCTAGTAACGgctgtgtttgtttttatttacagatCAAACTTATATGTCGCTCAGGTTGCCATGACATGAAGACTATCCCAACCGACAGACTATTGATATTGTTCATAGATTTGTAGGAAAAGACATCAAGACACGATGGGGATATAGGAAATAGAAGAGATAAAAACATATACATAAGGGACAGAATAAACGGACAATATGAAGACAGAAGATACCGAGGAACGCGATGAAACGGGCGGTACCCAGAACGGTAATGAAGGCCCGGATGGCAAAAGTTCAGTGCCTGTTGACAATGTCCAAGGAAATGGACCTACAGAGAAAGAGGGAGACAATACACAACAGATAAGGCAAAGTACAGATCCAGATACACGTGCTGATGAAGATATGGCAGATAAGACAGGGGGCACCACAGAAAAGACAAGTACAGAGGAAGGAGGGACAGAGGGAAGTACAGGAAAGATAAGTACAGAAGAAGGCGGGACAGAGGGAAGTACAGGAAAGACAAGTGCAGAAGAAGACGGGACAGGGGGAAGTACAGGAAAGACAAATGCAGAAGAAGGCGGGACAGAGGGAAGTACAGAAAAGACAAGTGCAGAAGAAGGCGGGACAgaggaaagtacagaaaagACAAGTGTAGAAGACGCTAAGACAGAAAAGGCAAAGGAAAGGGGAATAAGTGAAGAAGATAAAAAGACAGGGGAAAATGCAGAAAAGATAGAGGCAGACGAAAATGAGACAgaggaaagtacagaaaagACAAGTGCAGAAGACGCTAAGACAGAAAAGGAAAAGGCAGACGAAAATGAGACAGACGAAAAGACAGATGACAGTACAGAGAAGACCAGAGATGAAGACAAAGACGGTACAGCAGAAGAGACAGATGAGAAAAGCGAACGGTTAGAGATGCTGTCCAAGGGCATAGCAGACCTACAGGAACGCCGTGCTGCTTTGATAGAGAAACACCTGAAAGATGGGGTCCAGGAAAGTCCGAAATTCGGATCAGCCGACAATCACATTGGGACCATGCTATCGGGTCAAATGAGCGTCATGTTCATCATAGACAACCTTCGGACAGCAGTGGAAAGTAAGAGCAGACGCAAAGAGGAGCTCAAGAAACAACAAGCTAAACTGGAATCTCAAGTGGCAGAATTACGTGTTGTTCTGGATGAAAAAGACAGTGTGATAAAGGACAAGGAGGAAGCCCTACAGAAAATCCAGGCAAACGAGGGTGAAGTTAAAGAAACCAAATCCGATGAGTCACAGACTGACTTTGATCAAGCACTGGAGGCTGAGGACACGATTTCCCAAACACATGATCAAATAGAAGCACTGAAGTCGGACATTGAAGACAAGAAGCTACAAAGGGCCTTACTTTACGAGCAGGCTGCCTGCATGGCTTCGGATAAGTCTTGGAAGGAACACGAACTTGAGTTTCTTGACTCTCTCCTTAACGCGATCAAAGACAAGCCAGAAGACAAAGAACTTAACGGAAAGAAGAAAGCCGTGATGACGTGGACTCTGCTGAATGAGTATCGCAAAGCCGAACACGAACTTGACGTGCTGAAGTACAAGGATCGTGTTCTAGAGAAGGAAAACGAAGAGTTACAAAGAGAGTTGGAGTTTCTGAAGAAAACCGGAGCAGGGGAAGACTCTGAAGACGAGTCGTCGGACTCTGacgaagaagaacaagaagacgACGAAGATAAACGACAACTACGAGATagcattgatgacgtcatcaaagcTGTCAAAGAGGCCCAGAAAGATGCAAAGGAAGGTGATTCCGGTAGGGGCAGTGTAAACGAGCTGTCGCGCCGTATGCCGAATGAAGGGAAGAGGAAGCAACTTCCACCT
The window above is part of the Branchiostoma floridae strain S238N-H82 chromosome 14, Bfl_VNyyK, whole genome shotgun sequence genome. Proteins encoded here:
- the LOC118430172 gene encoding uncharacterized protein DDB_G0290685-like, whose product is MSQIQDTGTKMNDGPQKATEDKDKEEEGGNVDTIVNENGKDSADIKEDAEQTEQTESPQESPPMEDQQPDSTPQDIDEDIANKDTDGKEDTKEDAEEDNQDQETPTEQNDAEQESQQAEDVQTNDTSQSKDMEVKEELANQECKDEGVQDQGADTEPKDITQESQTEQDQQNDGGSQDQVEESSNMHTEGDGGSTNDIQEGVQDEEDHTEQNDDTTQQSQSILDEKNDTVSEDQNKEEKSVDTAEPKNEENEQSVNVIDDVQDQDANAEPTDKTQESQPIEDKTDDSALQGKGMEREEESEQKDTVIEEGSKDGDDEAQESHAEPNEDEETDDISPDKVEEGGKDTDALQDITDGMGHSIEDQAPAPESSDTTSQSADPEKEEKSEQKTADEVRDEAEPNDSTQESQPTEGQQAASQDEDKEGEIDKKEAFGNEGSKDGQEGEQSNHGQEKVETSKEDDGGADHGKIYVLEEPNDADLAENYNTAASGVKEDGAKQEGTAVVENNTDGENLDGDQQKVQTDKDEGNQEENSLINEDKVSHEEASDGVTQDDIENVQSDVPDNHKTGNTDEEGHGEDMKNKNQLGVEENNLSSGGKVTRQGETV
- the LOC118430174 gene encoding caldesmon-like, whose product is MKTEDTEERDETGGTQNGNEGPDGKSSVPVDNVQGNGPTEKEGDNTQQIRQSTDPDTRADEDMADKTGGTTEKTSTEEGGTEGSTGKISTEEGGTEGSTGKTSAEEDGTGGSTGKTNAEEGGTEGSTEKTSAEEGGTEESTEKTSVEDAKTEKAKERGISEEDKKTGENAEKIEADENETEESTEKTSAEDAKTEKEKADENETDEKTDDSTEKTRDEDKDGTAEETDEKSERLEMLSKGIADLQERRAALIEKHLKDGVQESPKFGSADNHIGTMLSGQMSVMFIIDNLRTAVESKSRRKEELKKQQAKLESQVAELRVVLDEKDSVIKDKEEALQKIQANEGEVKETKSDESQTDFDQALEAEDTISQTHDQIEALKSDIEDKKLQRALLYEQAACMASDKSWKEHELEFLDSLLNAIKDKPEDKELNGKKKAVMTWTLLNEYRKAEHELDVLKYKDRVLEKENEELQRELEFLKKTGAGEDSEDESSDSDEEEQEDDEDKRQLRDSIDDVIKAVKEAQKDAKEGDSGRGSVNELSRRMPNEGKRKQLPPLRKKPPRPRAQWRY